TAGTTGGATTTATCTCGAagcatattattattattattattatttatttaatcttcaacgggccgtatggcctaattaagatgtaacagttaaattgagaaaaaaaatacatagcaaaaataagatttgcatcgcaattcataAGAATGCAtcgcaaaagccggagacgttccttgaagcactgagttgagatgtcgaagtcgaagcaatccgagacagtgttgaagacagccgacatgcggaacatagggtcagaccgaccagcactggaacggggttgagcgagccgtagagtttctctagacctaagtgttcgggatggtgcatagatatcgactcgatgcaacaaaggcgatgagtcgatagagccatttagcaatccagcgatgaaagagcactgtgcattgcatcttctaaccgaaagaggttcaaggcctagaagacggcaccgcgcagcatacggaggaagattgttgcgatcctgccagggaagtaggcgtagggcatatctcgtgagcttacgttgaatcgcctcgagtcgagcaattgaattGCGGAGTGAGTAACGTACTAAGGAGCAGTATAGCATTTTGAGCCATTCTGCATTCTTGGATgataagaataaaaataatctagCCATACTTTGTTGCTACATCTGTACCGTGAACATGAGGTTATAATTATTTGCGTACTCAGGACCAATAAACATACAACAATCTttatggaaaacaaacaagagtTTAGTTTAGAAGGATAAAATCGCTTCATTTTCGATAGAatgctgtttatttttttcgtcatCTATGAACCATAACCTCGTTTGACAAGATCCGATGCAAGCTGACATTTTTCTAATTTGCTTTGCTTAATACGTGCTCTGGAAATGGTTTTGGGTGTGGgtaaggggggggggcttaCATCTAAATTCTATACCGTTTTGCAAAAGTCCCGTTCAATATCAAGCAGGTCGATCATCATCCACAGATTTCGTAGTTGTATTTCCGCCTCGTAATGCAATCTAGTTGGCAGCGTTGTCTCCACCGTTACCCGCAGCTTGGTCAACGACGACGGTGGCTTTGCTTTCGGTCGTGCTGACACTGTCGTCCGCCTCCTTGATGCCCATCCACGGCAGGCGACGTTCAAGCTCCTGGCGGTACTTGGGATGGCTTATGGCGTACACCCACGGATCCAGACAGGACACGATCTTACAGCAAACCGCCGGCACCATGGTAACGAACGGAGTCAGCATCGTCCTGTGGGTTGGTGAGTTGGCGTGAAGCCACATTACCATTGACGGTTTGTGTGGAGTAGCAGTGAAGCGTTTTGCTTACCTGTCGCCGAATGCACCAATCATCGTGACGATGGCGTACGGTGTCCAGGCACACACGAACAGGAAGAAGATCGTGAAGGCGGCCTTGGCGATTCGCATCTCGACTGCCTGTGCCTTCTCGCTGCGGTTCGCCGTGAGCGATTCGACGTTCATCTTGCGTGCCTGATTCTTCAGCATCATCTCATGCTGACGGACGTGGCCGAAGAGTCGTGCGTAGAAGTAGCAGATGAAGATCATCGGAATCACGTACGCCCAGGTGAAAATGCAGCCGACAAACACGCGCGTGTCCGGATCGTCGGTAAGATAGTCGAACGAGCAAGTTGTCAGATATCCTTCCGGAATGTAGCGTCCCCAGATCTCGAACAGGGGCAGCAGTGTGAACGGCATCGTCCAGAGCCAGGTAAGGCAGATCAACAAGCCCGCCTGCACACGACTCAGTCGTCCATCGAGCGGGTTCGAGATCGTACGATACCGATCG
This sequence is a window from Anopheles merus strain MAF chromosome 3R, AmerM5.1, whole genome shotgun sequence. Protein-coding genes within it:
- the LOC121597571 gene encoding opsin-3, translated to MFLGNESISEGAMLMPMARTAGEMPKLLGWNLPPEEQYLVHDHWKGFPSPPYYMHLMLAMIYFVLMNTSLIGNGIVLWIFGTSKSLRNGSNMFIINLAIFDLLMMCEMPMFLVNSFSERLVGYGVGCSVYAALGSMSGIGGAISNAVIAFDRYRTISNPLDGRLSRVQAGLLICLTWLWTMPFTLLPLFEIWGRYIPEGYLTTCSFDYLTDDPDTRVFVGCIFTWAYVIPMIFICYFYARLFGHVRQHEMMLKNQARKMNVESLTANRSEKAQAVEMRIAKAAFTIFFLFVCAWTPYAIVTMIGAFGDRTMLTPFVTMVPAVCCKIVSCLDPWVYAISHPKYRQELERRLPWMGIKEADDSVSTTESKATVVVDQAAGNGGDNAAN